Genomic DNA from Anabrus simplex isolate iqAnaSimp1 chromosome 9, ASM4041472v1, whole genome shotgun sequence:
taagattaacttacaggaccggtttcgactttttgaacagtcatcatcagctgtacattggtacCTTTATATAAGTCACTATTGGTTGAATTGCCTTTCCAAATGAAGAAGTTGTGGGGAAGCACTATGTCAAgcattcaaattgggcatgtttaagAGTAAAAATTTGTTATATGGTACATTCTAGATGGTTGAAAGCAAGtttgtttttaggcctaaaattcgtcagctaattttttaaaagtacaggtatattaaacactctaaaatgtataacacatgttaaaatcacatattaaaatatacagtgcATGTTAAAATCATTTATAATGGCTCATATCACTTCATTGGAATGGATTTATACGTCTTGCATATGTCTATATTCTTGTTTGAGTCCAATGTAGATGAAGAATGTCAGTGCTTGCGTTCATGGGCAGTGCTCTTGTGGGGGTTCTATTATATATTAAGATGTATCCACTTGTATATTTGATAGGTTTATCATATTGTTAATAGCAATTCCAGTATATGAACGgaggtagatatgtgcagctgtgattgataCATTGACTTTAAGTATTGAATGTAGTCTCCGTTGTGCGTGAATATTCCAGGTGCAGGTTGGTGGCTCTTTTCTCGTCTATAATATTTTTCCTGGTGTGTGTCTGTAAGAGACAAAAGTAGTGTGAGAAAGTTATAATCTGAAAAAATGCCTTCTTATGTGTGTGTTAACGTGATAAGTACTTactattgctgtcgtggttgggaTGCTTTGAGTTTGGCTGCCTGGCGTACTGTAGTCCTGAAATTTATGTGAAAATCTGTgacgtggctgggaatcgaaaccggggcctctgggtaaggggTAGATAGGCTTCCCCTAAGCCCCTGGGCTGGATTAATGTGACTATTCCCTGTTGGTGGGGGttgtagatgaagaatacacccatggtatcccctacctgttgcaagaggtgactaaaagaggcaacCAAGGGATAATGGATTTTGAAcgatgagattacctgtgattagtaccattacatgaggaacaccatgggtctgcgttacctgtgattagtaccactatgtgaggaacaccgtaggtctgtgattagtatcatccggggaggaacaccatgggttgacattacctatgattagtattaAGTGTGGAACCGCAATGGGTtgacattacctgtgattagtaccactatgtgaggaacaccgtgggtctgtgattagtatcatacggggaggaacaccatgggtctacattgcctgtgattagtatcactgtgtgagAAATATtttgggtctgtgttacctgtgagtaataccgttatatgagaaacaccatgggtctacattaccctTGATTAGTACTATATATGAAGAACACCCTGGGCAGGGGCGAAgtgtcaggggagacagggtagacagcgtgtacccttaacattttgtgaaagaaatattgtctagttaattcaattactttttacaacattaattatttccagattcgtgacattattgtattccccgctttacttattttcatctcacttcggcaatgctaaggctcgcgtcagttacacgaagcacgtaggtgaaagacgctgtccattctgtgtatgttgttccctttgattttcaaagctttcagatagagcaacactaatgctatctgtaggtgctgactgtggaactatgactttcctatagcgagatgtctccgcccagtagacagacttaccagcgtctcttcttgctctcattggctagtatttggatatCTGTTatgaaggtgctcttattggctaccgtctgagacatgcttttaatgttactAATTTGAATTTACtgtattataagacacgtctaaaaataaattaataatatttaaatacgaagtatagtaaacttacacctaataaatgaatgacagcatcaaaacccttcaagtacatgcattttcttgcccgccaatattagttgcggtattataacccgaacaactattggcttccagtcttaataaggtactccagagtatgcatacggaaaaaattgcttaacttgatgctgtatattccgttaaagtcagtttctagtgaacgcgttatgagtgcattcaaatgaattaaaacgtatttaaggaatttctgtggaatcttagcaagacgcctgacttcaagacgagagtaatagatatatttgccgaaatgaaggacaggcggattaaactcattttcaagaatattgtttaaggtgacttgtacgaacaactatttatttcttatttctcttattaaatctacataacaaagaaatatattgctatttttattctgaaagtatgttgttatttgacaacttcCGCGGCCTATtttgtctatatttaaaaataaagcaagtgcacctagggttataggttgttatagggtttgtcttattttcagagtcattaatataatactgaatacagatgtatgcgtcgaaaacgaAATTCCGTATAATAATAAAACAGTTTAAAtgaaagaaatctctgtctacccccttacttagttcacgctttgCCACTGACCCTGGGTCTACTTTTCCAGTGAtgattaccattatgaggggctggtgacctagattttggatCTCTCTTTGGACAAGAAGCATCTCAGAGAATAAGGCACTGCGAATTggatcactgattgttttggattcatagtcatttttcaccatcattggtttttagattctagttagtggatacattttgaagttttaattatcgatattgtttaatttccttgcaccttgtaccattaggagccgatgatctAGTTGTTggaccactttaaacaacaaacatcatcaataaTGTGATTGATCATCATTGTTTTGTAAATCTTGAATGTATTTAAGATCACGTTTCTCACGTTAAAAGCTTGTGTAATTTAAAATTCACATtcatgcacttttttttttttttccaaatgaaaTCTGGAGCCCTGCTTTTACTGCTTTTTCCTTGAGTAGATTTTTCTCTTGTATAGCTGTGTCTAAATTTCTGGACAAGattgcaaggtcatcagcaaaggttATGCAATTGATCTTGATACCGCTTTTCGATCCTCCAGTGTGTGTACCTGGTTTAATGCGCCTTTCTTGGAAAGTTGTTCTTCCCATTCATGGATAACACAACACACAGTTGAAGGGAACTGGTGATAACCGGCCACCCTGTCTgactccagttttaatttcaaacaaCTTAGAGAATTCTCCCATTAATTTCGCTTTTGAATGTGTGTCTTTTCTCTGTCTGTTATTTCAAGTCCACTCCATCTTCTGCTAAGATGTCCAGTACTACTCCCCATTCAACTGAAtcataagtttttttttcttttcttttttaaatctaCAAAGATTACTCTAGATTCACAAttcctgggaaactggagctggaaaagaTGATGATTACTACCGGATAATTCGAGGTATAATTCTCGTGTACTCTTTTCAGACACTGTACCTGTTCAACATATGATCATGCTTTCCTTCTATGTTTTCTTCCCATTATTAATAAACAGTGTAAAATCATATCTTTTGTTTGACTGAATGCACAttaaaagttattttttaacagccTTTGCCATCATCCTAAGAATgttattttatattctgtttcagGTACTCTCTTTGAGGTCCCATCAAATTATGATATTCGTAGATTCTTTCCCACAAATGGTAATTCATCAAGTACTTCAAATGGTTGTAAAGACCAGGCTGGTGTAACACAGAACGTTGACATGTCCGGAAAGAGCAAGAGTGAATTAGGTAGTGGTTCGTTGGCAATTAAGAGGGGAGGAAGTGTGGTCCTGGCATctcaaggaaaaaacaaatatgaGACTGAAACTGGAGTTAATGGGAATACGATAAATTCTCGGTCAACTAATTGGGTGCCCTCTTGGTATGCTCCATTTAATGGTAAAGGGCAACAACCAACTTGGTTTTCTGCATTCAGTGGCAAGGGATACACCTTAAGTGGAGATATTTCACATGAATCAACACCAAACAAACTGCAGTCTACTGTTCCTGAACTAAAGGTTCTCGAAATGCCTTCACCAGCTAAAAGGAAAGGTGCGGGTGTTAAGAAGGATGAAAATTCCAAAAGAGTAAAACCTGTATCTAGTACTTTTCTGGACAAGTGGGTTACCAGAGGCACAGACTCTTCGTCATTAACTCGAGCTGATGAACGTAAAATCTCTTGTCCATCGTGTGGCACCTTGATTGCTGAGACACTTATAAATGATCACTTGGATTCCTGTTTACTGATTGACAGTGGTAACAAGGAAGAGAAGTATAATACACCTCAGGAGAGACTAGAAGAGGATAATTTGACCTCTCATTCTTCGGGTGTAAATTCGTCACAAAACAGTGACGAGTATAGTGAATATAATAACTGGGAGCAGAGCTCCAGTAATGTTATTCACTGTCCTGTGTGCAATGCAGAAGTTACAGGTGAGGATCTGGACAGGCATCTTGAAACTTGTATGGTTCCTACGGAGACTGGTGATACAATTGTTATTAGCGATAGTAGCGAGGAAGAAGTCGAGCTGGCCTTTTCTTGTCCTTGCTGTGGAGAAAACATTAAAGAGAATGAAATGAATAGCCATTTGGATGAATGTTTGTCATTGCCATTGCTGAGTTCAAGTATTTTGTAATAAAATCAGTGGGAAGAAAAAGCTTATAAACTTATTAATGCAGTTCTGTAGTGCAGTAGAACCGTGTTTTTCTGTCTCAGGCAGGATCAGATCTCATCTGGATGACCGAAAATCCATTTTTAACAGTACAATGCAAAAATATATCTAAATTCAACAAAATACAATACATAAATTCATCTTAGAATGTCGTACATCATTTCAATTAATGGGAACATCTGCGCTGATAGAAACCTTTTGAGTAGGAAAGTTTTTACATTAAaggaattattttttatttcaaaataaattcagGTTCACAAACCATTGCCTATTTTTGATAGACTGTTAAAATTATGGTTTTCTATTCGTTAGGAACACCTCTTTTGCTCAGTGAAGCAGTCTCACGGAAAGCAAAGCAAGTTTACTTTTTAGTTGCTCCATTCCAGAATCCTTAGAATCTGCCTCTGTCTGTAATCTCAACTCCAATGTGTTGTCTTCTTAAGCCTGTGCCTAGAGATCTTGGATTCCCTTCTGCCATTTAGCAGACACTGTCCTTACTTGTCTTGTCTTGGATCAGCTCTTGCTGAAGCTTCCTGCAGAAGAAATTTAGTTTAGTCAAAATACAGTTTTGGACTGAATAAATATGAGAGTTTTGAAACTTGGCACACTTGTTCCTAGCTGTCTAGTGAAGATTCTATCAAATTTCATGGAAAAACTGAGGTGAGCTTGATGCatatgtaatggactagtataacttggaaacagttttctaaacccatgggtaaatagtgaaaatattgagctccgttagtaggtattattattattattattattattattattattattattattattattattattattattatcaatcactactgatctgcatttagggcagtcgcccaggtgttattttcctagccttttaaatgattgcaaagaaattggtaatttattgaacatttcccttggtaagatattccaatccctaactccccttcctataaatgaatatttcccccaatttgtcctcttgaattccaactttatcttcatgattattattattagtatgacttgtgaggtgtggctatgaagttgtttatgtctacagtgaaacctcgattctcagtttttcgagggaccatgagaataaaatgtacaacacgggaaaacggaaaatccaggaatgaatgaaaaccatcaacaatttggctaagcatcacaaaaatgaaatatgtataattataatcttacaaaaactcttaaacctaaccaaactacagccccaatgcaCCTTTGcctgctaagcgaccgctgctcagcccaaaggcctgcagattacgaggtgacgcatggtcagtgcgacgaatcctctcggccgatattcctggctctctagatcggggtcgccatctcatcaTTAGATAGCttcacaattaaaggtaatcacgtaagCTAAGTGGATCTGGAACCAgacatatccaggtaaaattgcctgatcTGGTtgcaatcgaacctgggccctctggatgagaggcaggcatgttagactgcgaaaccgcattaattaccggtacgcaaaTTCAAAATATCGacactttatattcagttttacaggggaatcttcgtcagtttcccgtgaaaacttctttcagttcagcaactttgattaggctagccaagcTCTTCGAAAAAGCTAATAACGCCAAACCAAATGAcgatcgaccacaagtagtttttaattctctcgtctaataaaataaagcacattagattcAAAACCacccaacatgatggtgaaatcccttcattttttaatctttcattgtaatttggtctccggtgtattgttcgtagtcagtttctggaaatctcgtaccgcgtaaattaggcctacattgacttttaaaggttatgttgatctcgaaaacatggttttgaatgtaagtaacGATTCTTACAAGTTTTCAAAtccattatattcaattctgcccgtcacaaaaccaatcaaattggaaagataaaagaaatatcatcaaaacttcagaaattatggttattcatgaccttgaggtcatctggaaagcgcgctcgctgcacatgtcagtacgagttggaaatgataccaaccatttaaatgtAAGGTGCACAAATAAAACAACcacagtttttggtattttaacacaaaaatgttaaaattcccagtcttacattaggacctaaacagtaataggcaatcccaagacctcccatggctttcttttttaatgtaaggtgcaacatctattcTGGTCTCGCTAAATAATTATTTACGATAATATCAAacatactgaatttgtgttaagaaggagcagttttcattcctgcctgaaagctcagttaCTCTACACTGCCCTGaacaaagtgccgaaaacctgtttggcagtatgatcgaaaaaatgtaaacatctaaccctggacataatatggacgttttataagtgcgaacatttgtcGAAACTCAttctgtcttcaagcagagctgtcgaaatgtgctgtgtctccttacaattgttgtggccactctctgctttatgattttccgagattctctaaacaataccacccgaatgcgatgctaagatggtcccttatgcaagttcaccgccaatcacttttccagtaccggtacagtacttgctctaattatcgcaatgatggggcattaacgccaagatccataagtgtGTGCCATAGCCGTCTTTTCGTGAGATACAGTCTATTAAAACACGATTGATCGAGGacttagcgttgatgggactggaatttctggacggttggtccgggaaatagtttctttgaggaacggataatgcgggacttttacaacgtgatttaattaagaTGCTCGTGGGACGacaatttgaacgcatattccgggaaaacgtattttccgggattggataatcgaggttccactgtattagtattattatttacgtagttatgtacagactttatttggtataaatcgtggtcgtgttgtatgatctgtcttgtgtaacaaaatgtgaggttatgtcacgatacatctgctatatgtatattaataagagtttatttaatgtaagaacacctaattaatagtatgtaatttattacctgtaaatatggtgTATAAATtcagtgtaatgttgtgcaacacagggtaataatcCAGAACAATGCCTCTTTGTCACTAGAGCTTTGTAGAATGTTAAATTCATTTGTACAtaagttattggagactcgagaaaacatgtcatacttttctagaagcctggtcaggcaaggtatataaagagacagtctggggagttggagttgagttgttagcaaGACTTGTTAGTGAAAATCGCTAGTCAAattcagtgtgtgaactcatgttgtgattttgttgtgttggtagttggttgacatgctaatgtggcagtgcAGTTCAATAAGGTGGTTCATCAATGTGTGtgtataaattgtaaataaaactgtgtacacaattgacagcatctcgtgtgtgtgtgtatgaataTAATACGCATAACCTAATGAAGTGAATATAATTAAACATTTACGTAGCACATGGAgtttgtatataaaataacttgtgttTCCTCACCAGAGTCTAATGGACTGAATGGAATGAGATGTTGGGCACAGTAAAACTGTTGAGTTTAAATCTGTTTTGTTATATGCCTCTTCATTCATTGCAACTGCAGGCTGCTGCTAGGCAGCCCAAGGGAAAAAGATCTGTAGGATGTCTGATGGGAAGGTGGCATAACTATGCAAGACTGTTTCGGAACACCTGACCCGTGATATACACGGcagtcagaaacaacgtgaacggagtatatgagcgttacagcattagtcatactgatgagtaatttgaaaaaattacatcGGTATCTCGCaccattgtaattttatcagcagCTGAATTTAACGAATCAAATCACTTCGCGGGCAAATTgaaatgggctttacaaggcggtgttggTAAAGCTCTacatggcttggtcgggcttgagagccataataccaatataaatggtccattattggacattataaattttccagctaactcattcctggttgccagcgtttcgccctcaggAGCTagattgggctcgtcagttggtacctagcacacctaccaagatgcatggctagtgccatttatattggtattataaatttactcattcgggacaaatatttcagattccctatgggaatcaacatctatatcatctgatggccaagcaagcatcaatttttggtagtgagacaaggtctctcatagtgcattggcactgccggtggcttcaagtagcctacgcagtggcctccacgatatgcactagccatgcgtcttggtaggtgtactaggtaccaactgacgagcccaacctagcacacgagggcgaaacgctggcaaccaggaatgagttagctggaaaatttataatgtccaataacggaccatttatattggtgttataaatttactcattcgggacaaatatttcagattccctataacatctatatcatcttgagagccatgccgagaaatacGCATCAAACACTAACATACCATGGGTTTCAGTCAATGACagcgtagcgtgcttgctgtgggccgagcttATCAGCAAGGagattatttcttctattggcgtaGCTACTGCTGTGCAGAGTTTCTGTATGTTGAGCAGGCTCAAAAACTACTAAAGAAACCCAATGGGAGAAGAAAAACTTGCCAACCTACACCTTTCAAGCATTCACAAAGTCATTCCTGTAGAACATGAAGTAATTTTGTAATTCTCTGAAAGTGCATGGTGAAATTTGTTTGTTTTGTGGGGGAGAAAAAAGATTTGGAATtttttttcttgtgaaatgtttTTCTGATTTTGTATTGCACCATTATGAGCCATGTCTCAGGTGCCCTTAATATTGTCAATTTAAAAAAAGTACCTGGTAGTTCCTTGCTAATAACTACAGTACTGTACCAATATATCTTTGTGTGTTGAGTTAAATTTTTCGATTGAATTACAGTACCGTAACAATACCGGGACGTTGGGTTAACTTGGGACATTATAGCATCTCATGTTTTAGTTCTCCTTATTGGCAATACTGTTTTAGTTTGACTTCTTGTAGGTACACGGATGTGTGTACGATAAGTGGCTGTTACTGTGAGAACATTCAAAACTTCTGCAGCTTGAAGGTAAGTTTGCaacacacgttttttttttttttacatatttatctaAAAATATGTGTATGGAATAACTTTTTCTACACAAGAATCTTCTTCTTCCGGTCTGTTATTGGACTTAGCTTAACTCATTACCCAGTAACCACATTGTTTATGTATTTTTTGTATTGTATTATTTAAGTATTCAGTTGGTGGCAGCCATGAAAAACATATGAACTTGGTCGTTGGGAGTAGATGATGTGGATGGAGCGGAGGCGTAGGATTGTGCTCGTAAAAGCGGAGGTGTAGAATTGTGCTCGTAAAAGATGATTAAAATTTATATGCTAGCCTAATGGTAAAGTTTGAAAGTTGTGTAGTTTTGCCGACATATTCCATCGAAGTTGGACATTGGATTTCTTCTATAGTCGGTTAGTTGAGTATAAAGTATTGTTAAATTTTGTATGTAGGTTAGGTGAAAAGGATGGGGTATGATCCTTTAGGAATTTGTAATGTGATTCtacattcatcaataaaatcagTGTAGGAGTGTGAGTGAGGTAAGCAACGTTTGTCGGTAGTTGAATGTTATGGTCAATTAGTTTTTGGAAAAAACTTTTCCGTTGGTTGGAGTATTTAGGACATTGGAATAATATGTGGTGGATGGAGCCTAGAGCAGTTGACAGGAGCATGTATCTGTATCGCTTATGTGAAATCTGTACTTATATTCTGGCGTTAGCACGTGATTGAATCTTAAACGGATTGTATTGATAACGTATCTCCTTGAGTATTTGCCTGTGAGGAACCAAAGGGCTCTCTGAAGCTCCGGTTGTATTTGGTAATACGATTTACCCTGcgttaaaattaagaaacaatgttacgtgtattgattgggtggaccaaaa
This window encodes:
- the LOC136881267 gene encoding DNA-dependent metalloprotease dvc-1 isoform X1, whose protein sequence is MYFDEDFALACQLQEQLNEENIPLESLILEIPRSTPVRNKKVLWHIENKENISEKPQSIVDPSWEYIDPTPDIHAMFIQFNKRFFWKTLDAVELKWSPRMTSCAGVCSYEGKGSLCSIRLSLPLLKLRPRKDLVETLLHEMIHAFLFITDNDRDRDGHGPQFRKHMDRINKEAGTNITIYHTFHAEVELYQQHWWRCDGPCQKQRPFFGTVKRAMNRPPGPSDFWWAKHQANCGGKFIKVREPVGFNNKAKETSIKGTLFEVPSNYDIRRFFPTNGNSSSTSNGCKDQAGVTQNVDMSGKSKSELGSGSLAIKRGGSVVLASQGKNKYETETGVNGNTINSRSTNWVPSWYAPFNGKGQQPTWFSAFSGKGYTLSGDISHESTPNKLQSTVPELKVLEMPSPAKRKGAGVKKDENSKRVKPVSSTFLDKWVTRGTDSSSLTRADERKISCPSCGTLIAETLINDHLDSCLLIDSGNKEEKYNTPQERLEEDNLTSHSSGVNSSQNSDEYSEYNNWEQSSSNVIHCPVCNAEVTGEDLDRHLETCMVPTETGDTIVISDSSEEEVELAFSCPCCGENIKENEMNSHLDECLSLPLLSSSIL
- the LOC136881267 gene encoding DNA-dependent metalloprotease dvc-1 isoform X2; translated protein: MFIQFNKRFFWKTLDAVELKWSPRMTSCAGVCSYEGKGSLCSIRLSLPLLKLRPRKDLVETLLHEMIHAFLFITDNDRDRDGHGPQFRKHMDRINKEAGTNITIYHTFHAEVELYQQHWWRCDGPCQKQRPFFGTVKRAMNRPPGPSDFWWAKHQANCGGKFIKVREPVGFNNKAKETSIKGTLFEVPSNYDIRRFFPTNGNSSSTSNGCKDQAGVTQNVDMSGKSKSELGSGSLAIKRGGSVVLASQGKNKYETETGVNGNTINSRSTNWVPSWYAPFNGKGQQPTWFSAFSGKGYTLSGDISHESTPNKLQSTVPELKVLEMPSPAKRKGAGVKKDENSKRVKPVSSTFLDKWVTRGTDSSSLTRADERKISCPSCGTLIAETLINDHLDSCLLIDSGNKEEKYNTPQERLEEDNLTSHSSGVNSSQNSDEYSEYNNWEQSSSNVIHCPVCNAEVTGEDLDRHLETCMVPTETGDTIVISDSSEEEVELAFSCPCCGENIKENEMNSHLDECLSLPLLSSSIL